The proteins below are encoded in one region of Nocardioides marmorisolisilvae:
- a CDS encoding Mur ligase family protein: protein MTSLVELRVLEGPNLYFPRAAIKVTVDVTEWAGADVDPFAAPTLMRRLAGTVRELANRAGTHRLAVRVRPTRDPHVFVVAYPWRHRDRARALGEAVAAVLDGSSVEAAAAEVTRTLPGPAPTTIRPRVPVVAVTGTNGKTTTSRMIAHIARTEGHLVGWSNTDGVYVDGVLVEPGDYSGPSGAGRVLAHPEVDFAVTETARGGILLKGIGVLWNDVSVVTNVTADHLGLQGIDTVDQLAEVKSVVPRITRRAGWAVLNADDPRVLAMRAVTKARPWLFTRDPDSPAVREVLNAGGRATTVVDGWIVVRDPGVEPLLELADVPMTLAGLSHFNVENALAATSAALAAGIGSEHVVAGLRSFRPDAEHNPGRMNVFSLDGRTVVMDLAHNEAGLAALVEILRGLRTAGGRLLLGLGAVGDRTDELVEMLGEIGARDSDEVVIGHKEHYLRGRTTEELDALFRAGAARVGVGEVPAYPTELAALQELVRRSRPGDVIGLMCHAEREQVHQWIIDQGGTADAPEVLREKVRAATGGTDVPRSAMPQIDVPRNDVP from the coding sequence GTGACGTCGCTGGTGGAGCTCCGCGTGCTGGAGGGCCCCAACCTCTACTTCCCGCGCGCCGCGATCAAGGTGACCGTCGACGTCACCGAGTGGGCGGGCGCTGACGTCGACCCGTTCGCGGCGCCGACGCTGATGCGGCGGCTGGCCGGAACGGTCCGTGAGCTCGCCAACCGGGCAGGCACCCACCGGCTCGCCGTACGGGTACGGCCGACGCGGGACCCGCACGTCTTCGTGGTGGCCTACCCGTGGCGACACCGCGACCGGGCACGGGCCCTGGGTGAGGCGGTGGCCGCGGTCCTGGACGGCAGCAGCGTGGAGGCGGCAGCCGCCGAGGTCACCCGCACGCTGCCCGGTCCTGCTCCGACGACGATCCGGCCGCGGGTCCCCGTGGTCGCGGTCACCGGCACGAACGGCAAGACGACCACCAGCCGGATGATCGCCCACATCGCTCGGACCGAGGGCCACCTGGTCGGGTGGTCCAACACCGACGGCGTGTACGTCGACGGCGTCCTGGTCGAGCCCGGCGACTACTCGGGACCGTCCGGGGCGGGCCGGGTGCTCGCCCACCCGGAGGTGGACTTCGCGGTCACCGAGACCGCCCGCGGTGGGATCCTCCTCAAGGGCATCGGGGTGCTGTGGAACGACGTCTCGGTGGTCACCAACGTCACCGCAGACCACCTCGGGCTGCAGGGCATCGACACGGTGGATCAGTTGGCCGAGGTCAAGTCGGTGGTGCCTCGGATCACCCGGAGGGCCGGCTGGGCGGTACTCAACGCCGACGACCCCCGCGTGCTCGCGATGCGCGCGGTCACCAAGGCGCGTCCATGGCTGTTCACCCGCGACCCGGACTCGCCCGCCGTCCGCGAGGTGCTGAACGCCGGCGGACGGGCCACCACCGTGGTGGACGGCTGGATCGTGGTCCGGGACCCGGGGGTCGAGCCACTGCTGGAGCTCGCCGACGTGCCGATGACGCTCGCGGGCCTCTCGCACTTCAACGTCGAGAACGCGCTGGCGGCGACGTCTGCCGCGCTGGCGGCCGGGATCGGGTCCGAGCACGTGGTGGCCGGGCTGCGGTCGTTCCGACCCGATGCCGAGCACAACCCCGGGCGGATGAACGTGTTCAGCCTCGACGGACGCACTGTCGTCATGGACCTCGCGCACAACGAGGCCGGGCTGGCCGCGCTCGTCGAGATCCTGCGCGGCCTGCGTACGGCGGGCGGGAGGCTGCTGCTCGGACTCGGTGCCGTCGGCGACCGCACCGACGAGCTCGTCGAGATGCTGGGCGAGATCGGGGCGCGCGACTCCGACGAGGTCGTGATCGGGCACAAGGAGCACTATCTCCGCGGCCGGACCACGGAGGAGCTCGACGCCCTGTTCCGGGCCGGTGCTGCACGGGTGGGGGTCGGGGAGGTGCCGGCGTACCCGACCGAGCTCGCCGCCCTGCAGGAGCTGGTACGGCGGTCCCGCCCCGGCGACGTGATCGGGCTGATGTGCCACGCCGAGCGCGAGCAGGTGCACCAGTGGATCATCGACCAGGGCGGGACCGCCGACGCGCCGGAGGTCCTGCGCGAGAAGGTGCGAGCCGCGACCGGCGGCACGGACGTGCCCCGGTCGGCGATGCCCCAGATCGATGTGCCCCGCAATGATGTGCCCTAG
- the fabI gene encoding enoyl-ACP reductase FabI: protein MGILDGKNILVAGVTMDSSIGFAVARVAQEQGANVVISNFGRAMGITRRIAKRLPTEPPVLELDVTDEEHLERLPALLGEHFDHLDGVVHSIAFGNPETLLGGKFLEGPWPDVAQAVQVSAYSLMSLTRACLPMMSAGGAVVGMTFDATVAWPAYDWMGVAKAGLESCSRYLARDLGPQGIRANLVSAGPLKTLAAKAIPGFEDLDEGWAGRAPLGWDNADQTPTARAVVALLSDFFPATTGEIVHVDGGYHAMGA from the coding sequence ATGGGCATCCTCGACGGCAAGAACATCCTGGTGGCCGGTGTCACCATGGACAGCTCGATCGGATTCGCGGTCGCCAGGGTCGCCCAGGAGCAGGGCGCGAACGTGGTGATCTCCAACTTCGGGCGGGCGATGGGCATCACCCGGCGGATCGCGAAGCGGCTGCCCACCGAGCCTCCGGTGCTCGAGCTCGACGTCACCGACGAGGAGCACCTCGAGCGGCTTCCCGCGCTTCTCGGCGAGCACTTCGACCACCTCGACGGGGTCGTGCACTCCATCGCCTTCGGCAACCCCGAGACGCTGCTGGGGGGCAAGTTCCTCGAGGGTCCCTGGCCCGACGTGGCCCAGGCGGTGCAGGTCTCGGCGTACTCCCTGATGTCACTGACCCGCGCCTGCCTGCCGATGATGAGCGCCGGCGGCGCCGTGGTCGGGATGACCTTCGACGCCACGGTGGCCTGGCCGGCGTACGACTGGATGGGCGTGGCCAAGGCCGGGCTCGAGTCGTGCTCGCGCTACCTCGCGCGCGACCTCGGGCCGCAGGGGATCCGGGCCAACCTCGTCAGCGCCGGACCGCTCAAGACGCTGGCCGCCAAGGCGATCCCCGGCTTCGAGGACCTCGACGAGGGCTGGGCGGGTCGGGCGCCGCTCGGCTGGGACAACGCCGACCAGACCCCGACCGCCAGGGCCGTCGTCGCGCTGTTGTCCGACTTCTTCCCGGCCACGACCGGCGAGATCGTGCACGTCGACGGCGGCTACCACGCGATGGGCGCCTGA
- a CDS encoding beta-ketoacyl-ACP reductase: MDTTGRSVLVTGGNRGIGRATAEAFLAQGDRVAVTSRSGDAPEGAYAVACELTDPASVTAAFDSVEEHQGPVEVLVANAGITRDTLLLRMSEDDWSVVLETNLTGTYRLVKRAAKGMLRMRRGRIVLVSSVVGLLGSPGQVNYAASKAGLVGMARSIARELGSRGITANVVAPGYVETAMTDALPEEQKTAYRAQIPLQRFATTDEIAGAITWLASEQAGYVTGAVIPVDGGLGMGH, from the coding sequence GTGGACACGACGGGCAGATCGGTGCTGGTGACCGGCGGCAACCGCGGCATCGGCCGTGCGACAGCAGAGGCGTTCCTCGCTCAGGGCGACAGGGTCGCGGTGACGAGCCGCAGCGGTGACGCGCCCGAGGGTGCGTACGCAGTCGCCTGCGAGCTCACCGACCCCGCGTCGGTGACCGCCGCGTTCGACAGCGTCGAGGAGCACCAGGGGCCCGTCGAGGTGCTGGTGGCCAATGCAGGCATCACCCGCGACACCCTGCTGCTCCGGATGTCCGAGGACGACTGGTCGGTGGTCCTCGAGACCAACCTCACCGGCACCTACCGGCTGGTGAAGCGAGCCGCGAAGGGCATGCTCCGGATGCGTCGTGGCCGGATCGTGCTGGTGTCGAGCGTCGTCGGGCTACTCGGCTCCCCGGGGCAGGTGAACTACGCGGCCTCGAAGGCGGGCCTGGTCGGGATGGCGCGCTCGATCGCCCGCGAGCTCGGCAGCCGTGGCATCACGGCGAACGTGGTCGCTCCCGGTTACGTCGAGACCGCGATGACGGACGCACTCCCCGAGGAGCAGAAGACGGCGTACCGCGCGCAGATTCCACTGCAGCGGTTCGCGACGACGGACGAGATCGCCGGCGCGATCACCTGGCTGGCGTCGGAACAGGCGGGCTACGTCACCGGAGCGGTCATCCCGGTGGACGGCGGACTGGGAATGGGGCACTGA
- a CDS encoding dodecin, protein MSNRTYRVTEIVGTSPDGIEPAIRNGVQRASETLRHIDWFEVTQVRGQAKDGTVEHFQVGLKIGFRLEDDASLSD, encoded by the coding sequence ATGTCGAACCGCACCTACCGCGTCACCGAGATCGTCGGAACCTCACCCGACGGGATCGAACCGGCCATCCGCAACGGCGTCCAGCGAGCCTCCGAGACGCTCCGCCATATCGACTGGTTCGAGGTGACCCAGGTCCGCGGGCAGGCCAAGGACGGCACCGTCGAGCACTTCCAGGTCGGCCTGAAGATCGGGTTCCGCCTCGAGGACGACGCGTCGCTGTCGGATTGA
- a CDS encoding DUF3099 domain-containing protein translates to MARDRRHEEVARITTAAESPKADIDHREKRYIISMTIRTLCFIGAVFARHIPWLCGILIVASFLLPYVAVVMANRASPILPGDPFEGPDHKEIE, encoded by the coding sequence ATGGCGCGGGATCGCAGGCATGAGGAGGTTGCCCGCATCACGACGGCCGCAGAGAGCCCCAAGGCCGACATCGACCATCGCGAGAAGCGCTACATCATCTCGATGACGATCCGCACCCTGTGCTTCATCGGCGCCGTCTTCGCCCGGCACATCCCGTGGCTGTGCGGCATCCTGATCGTGGCCTCGTTCCTGCTCCCGTACGTCGCCGTGGTGATGGCCAACAGGGCCAGCCCGATCCTGCCGGGCGACCCGTTCGAGGGCCCGGACCACAAGGAGATCGAGTGA
- a CDS encoding acetone carboxylase: MICSARGCTAPASFELRWNNPKLHTPDRRKTWLACPEHRDSLSDFLRARGFLKEIVPASVDEADSAADR, encoded by the coding sequence ATGATCTGCTCGGCGCGCGGCTGCACTGCGCCCGCGTCCTTCGAGCTCCGCTGGAACAACCCGAAGCTGCACACCCCGGATCGGCGCAAGACATGGTTGGCCTGCCCTGAGCACCGCGACTCGCTCTCGGACTTCCTGCGGGCGCGCGGGTTCCTCAAGGAGATCGTGCCCGCGTCCGTCGATGAGGCGGACTCAGCCGCCGATCGCTGA
- the moaA gene encoding GTP 3',8-cyclase MoaA: MRVSTPLADRFGRIATDLRVSLTDRCNLRCHYCMPAEGLEWLPREEVLTDDEVVRLVRIAVEELGVTEVRFTGGEPLLRKGLVDIVRRTKALSPSPEVSLTTNGLGLAHVADALADAGLDRVNVSLDTVRRDTFAEITRRDRLDDVIHGLDAAQQAGLTPVKVNAVLMRGVNDEQAPELLGWCLERGYQLRIIEQMPLDAQGEWRRDDMVTADEILASLASAYSLEVSPTPRGSAPAQEYVVDGGPATVGVIASVTRPFCGDCDRVRLTADGQIRNCLFAREESDLRAPLRSGADDVEIAERWVKAMWVKRAGHGIDDESFLQPTRPMSAIGG, encoded by the coding sequence ATGAGGGTGAGCACTCCACTGGCAGACCGCTTCGGAAGGATCGCCACCGACCTGCGCGTGTCGTTGACCGATCGCTGCAACCTGCGATGCCACTACTGCATGCCTGCGGAGGGCCTCGAATGGCTGCCCCGCGAGGAGGTTCTCACCGACGACGAGGTGGTCCGCCTGGTGCGGATCGCGGTCGAGGAGCTGGGCGTCACCGAGGTCCGGTTCACCGGCGGTGAGCCGCTGCTCCGCAAGGGCCTCGTGGACATCGTGCGCCGCACCAAGGCGCTCTCGCCGTCGCCGGAGGTCTCCTTGACCACCAACGGGCTGGGCCTGGCCCATGTGGCCGACGCGCTCGCCGACGCCGGACTCGACCGGGTCAACGTCAGCCTCGACACCGTGCGTCGCGACACGTTCGCGGAGATCACTCGGCGCGACCGGCTCGACGACGTCATCCACGGGCTCGACGCTGCGCAGCAGGCGGGGCTCACCCCGGTCAAGGTCAATGCGGTGCTGATGCGCGGCGTCAACGACGAGCAGGCTCCCGAGCTGCTCGGCTGGTGCCTCGAGCGCGGCTACCAGCTCCGGATCATCGAGCAGATGCCGCTGGACGCGCAGGGGGAGTGGCGGCGCGACGACATGGTGACCGCGGACGAGATCCTGGCCTCGCTCGCCTCGGCGTACTCCCTCGAGGTCAGCCCCACGCCACGCGGGAGCGCGCCCGCCCAGGAGTACGTCGTCGACGGCGGACCGGCCACCGTCGGGGTGATCGCCTCGGTGACCAGGCCGTTCTGCGGCGACTGCGACCGGGTGCGCCTGACCGCGGACGGCCAGATCCGCAACTGTCTGTTTGCTCGCGAGGAGTCCGACCTGCGCGCGCCGCTGCGCTCCGGCGCGGACGACGTCGAGATCGCCGAGCGGTGGGTGAAGGCCATGTGGGTCAAGCGCGCCGGCCACGGCATCGACGACGAGAGCTTCCTGCAGCCGACCCGCCCGATGTCAGCGATCGGCGGCTGA
- a CDS encoding SURF1 family cytochrome oxidase biogenesis protein produces MRFLLSRRWLIFAILVALGAWGAWLLGQWQFHRLEERRQSNHQIASNLNAPPVPVDMLLKPGRAPSAEIEWRRVTVHGTYDDAHAVVLKYQTRNGAAGVDVVTPLRTASGAAVLVDRGWMGTENSGATRPKLPPSTPGTVTVTGFVRQNASGGATDIGDMSTRAVSSVSIGHVVPYPLYGGFVDLAHQAPRPAKALAGAELPDDTSDGPHFFYGLQWWFFGALAIFGFFFLMYDEWQQIRNGTWQKPSERPKHPTVDGQHRPSDE; encoded by the coding sequence GTGAGGTTCCTGCTGTCCCGACGCTGGCTGATCTTCGCGATCCTGGTGGCGTTGGGGGCCTGGGGCGCCTGGCTCCTGGGCCAATGGCAGTTCCACCGGCTGGAGGAGCGCAGGCAGTCCAACCACCAGATCGCCAGCAACCTCAACGCGCCCCCGGTGCCCGTCGACATGCTGCTGAAGCCGGGTCGGGCTCCGTCGGCAGAGATCGAGTGGCGAAGGGTGACCGTGCACGGGACCTACGACGACGCCCACGCGGTCGTGCTCAAGTACCAGACCCGCAACGGAGCGGCGGGCGTCGACGTCGTCACGCCGCTGCGCACCGCGTCCGGCGCCGCCGTTCTCGTCGACCGTGGCTGGATGGGCACGGAGAACTCCGGCGCGACCCGTCCCAAGCTGCCCCCGTCGACGCCGGGGACCGTCACCGTCACCGGCTTCGTGCGGCAGAACGCCAGTGGCGGGGCCACCGACATCGGGGACATGTCCACGCGGGCGGTGAGCAGCGTCAGCATCGGCCACGTGGTCCCCTACCCGCTGTACGGCGGCTTCGTGGACCTGGCCCACCAGGCTCCCCGCCCTGCCAAGGCCCTCGCCGGGGCCGAGCTCCCCGACGACACGAGCGACGGTCCGCACTTCTTCTACGGGCTGCAATGGTGGTTCTTCGGTGCGCTGGCGATCTTCGGCTTCTTCTTCTTGATGTACGACGAGTGGCAGCAGATCAGGAACGGGACCTGGCAGAAGCCGTCAGAGCGCCCGAAGCATCCCACCGTCGACGGGCAGCATCGCCCCAGTGACGAATGA
- a CDS encoding SDR family oxidoreductase: MDLGLEDLVFVVTGGARGLGRATADLLVAEGARVVISGRSEESLDAAVHDLGDRAVGVVADNAVPGSEDLLVAVAHDSFGRLDGALVSVGGPPTGTIMNTSDETWRGAFESVFVGALRIARAVASAVDGPGSLAFVLSSSVRAPLPDLAVSNGLRPGLAMAAKTLADELGPRGIRVNGLLPGRVGTERVAELDESTGDAEAARRRAIEGIPLRRYGEPAEFAAAAAFLLSPRASFVTGAMLPVDGGMLRAL, encoded by the coding sequence ATGGATCTTGGGCTCGAGGACCTGGTCTTCGTCGTCACGGGGGGCGCCCGTGGGCTGGGGCGTGCCACCGCCGACCTGCTCGTGGCCGAAGGGGCGCGCGTGGTGATCTCGGGTCGCTCCGAGGAGTCGCTCGACGCTGCCGTGCACGACCTGGGGGACCGTGCTGTGGGTGTGGTCGCCGACAACGCGGTTCCGGGCTCGGAGGATCTCCTGGTCGCTGTGGCCCACGACTCGTTCGGCCGTCTCGACGGCGCACTGGTGTCCGTCGGGGGCCCGCCGACGGGCACCATCATGAACACCAGCGACGAGACCTGGCGCGGAGCGTTCGAGTCGGTCTTCGTCGGTGCGTTGCGCATCGCGCGTGCGGTGGCCTCGGCGGTGGACGGCCCGGGCTCCCTCGCCTTCGTGCTCTCCTCGTCCGTGCGGGCACCGCTCCCGGACCTGGCGGTCTCCAACGGTCTGCGTCCCGGTCTCGCGATGGCGGCCAAGACGCTGGCTGACGAGCTCGGCCCCCGCGGGATCCGCGTCAACGGGCTGCTGCCGGGCCGAGTGGGCACCGAGCGGGTGGCCGAGCTCGACGAGAGCACGGGCGACGCCGAGGCGGCGCGACGTCGGGCGATCGAGGGGATCCCGCTGCGACGCTACGGCGAGCCAGCAGAGTTCGCCGCCGCTGCGGCGTTCCTGCTCAGCCCCCGGGCCTCATTCGTCACTGGGGCGATGCTGCCCGTCGACGGTGGGATGCTTCGGGCGCTCTGA
- a CDS encoding ABC transporter ATP-binding protein — MQRMGPMMRAMRADRSVVQQGVTRETRRRIVEFARPHSRLIGVFLVAVVIDAAIVIVNPLLIQHILDDGIIAGNPSLVVWLALAMAGTSVVDAGLGVVNGYLSSRIGENLIYDLRTKVFGHVQRMALAFFTRTQTGALVSRLNNDVIGAQRAFTSTLSSAVSNAISVLVVGVTMFALSWQVTLACLVLFPLLLVASRWVGRRISGLTRDQMNGNADLGNMMTERFNVGGALLLKLFGRREEEDTRYAEKAAVVRDLGVRIALVTRVFMASMMLIPALATALVYGIGGRLVIDHVLTIGTLTALATLLLRLLAPLQGLSNVRVDVMTALVSFDRVFEVLDLPSTVQERPDAVPLPVDAARVEFDDVSFAYPRAEEVSLASLETIARVESRDHGPVLRGISFTAEPGQMVALVGPSGAGKTTITHLVARLYDVTSGSVRVGTSAEVSHDVRDVTLQSLENVVGYVTQDAHMFHDTIRENLRYARPAASDEDIWEALAAAQISSVVRAMPDGLDTVVGDRGYRLSGGERQRLAIARLLLKAPAVVVLDEATAHLDSESEHAVQEALDRALEGRTSLVIAHRLSTVRNADLILVVEGGRVVQRGTHAELLASGGTYAELYRTQFLDDSQPEPV; from the coding sequence ATGCAGCGGATGGGCCCGATGATGCGGGCGATGCGGGCGGACCGGAGCGTGGTCCAGCAGGGCGTCACCCGCGAGACGCGGCGCCGCATCGTCGAGTTCGCCCGGCCGCATAGTCGGCTGATCGGAGTCTTCCTGGTGGCCGTCGTCATCGATGCGGCGATCGTGATCGTCAACCCGCTGCTGATCCAGCACATCCTCGACGACGGCATCATCGCTGGGAACCCGTCACTGGTCGTCTGGCTGGCACTGGCGATGGCGGGGACCTCCGTGGTCGACGCCGGACTCGGCGTGGTCAACGGCTACCTGTCCTCGCGCATCGGCGAGAACCTCATCTACGACCTGCGCACCAAGGTCTTCGGCCACGTCCAGCGGATGGCCCTGGCCTTCTTCACCCGCACCCAGACCGGTGCACTGGTGTCCCGGCTGAACAACGACGTGATCGGCGCCCAGCGGGCCTTCACCTCGACGCTGTCGAGCGCGGTCTCCAACGCGATCAGCGTGCTGGTCGTCGGGGTGACGATGTTCGCCCTGAGCTGGCAGGTCACCCTCGCCTGCCTGGTGCTCTTCCCATTGCTGCTCGTCGCCTCCCGCTGGGTCGGTCGCCGGATCAGTGGCCTGACCCGTGACCAGATGAACGGCAACGCCGATCTCGGCAACATGATGACCGAGCGGTTCAACGTCGGCGGCGCGCTGCTGCTCAAGCTGTTCGGACGTCGGGAGGAGGAGGACACCCGGTACGCCGAGAAGGCGGCCGTCGTACGGGACCTCGGGGTCCGGATCGCCCTGGTGACCCGGGTCTTCATGGCCTCGATGATGCTGATCCCCGCGCTCGCGACGGCGCTCGTCTACGGCATCGGCGGGCGGCTGGTCATCGACCACGTGCTCACCATCGGCACCCTGACCGCACTCGCGACGCTGCTACTCCGGCTGCTCGCTCCGCTGCAGGGCCTTTCGAACGTGCGGGTCGACGTGATGACCGCGCTGGTCAGCTTCGACCGGGTCTTCGAGGTGCTCGACCTGCCGTCGACCGTGCAGGAGAGGCCGGACGCGGTGCCCTTGCCCGTCGACGCGGCCCGGGTCGAGTTCGACGACGTCTCCTTCGCCTACCCGCGGGCCGAGGAGGTGAGCCTGGCCAGCCTGGAGACGATCGCGCGCGTCGAGAGCCGGGACCACGGACCGGTCCTGCGCGGCATCTCCTTCACCGCCGAGCCCGGTCAGATGGTCGCCCTGGTGGGGCCGTCGGGTGCCGGCAAGACCACCATCACGCACCTGGTCGCCAGGCTGTACGACGTCACCTCGGGCTCGGTCCGGGTGGGGACGAGTGCCGAGGTCAGCCACGACGTACGCGACGTGACACTGCAGTCCCTGGAGAACGTGGTCGGCTACGTCACCCAGGACGCGCACATGTTCCACGACACCATCCGGGAGAACCTCCGCTATGCCCGGCCCGCTGCCTCGGACGAGGACATCTGGGAGGCGCTCGCCGCTGCCCAGATCAGCAGCGTGGTGCGCGCCATGCCCGACGGCCTGGACACCGTCGTCGGTGACCGCGGCTACCGGTTATCGGGCGGGGAGCGCCAACGGCTCGCCATCGCCAGACTGCTGCTCAAGGCTCCCGCGGTCGTGGTCCTGGACGAGGCCACCGCCCACCTCGACTCGGAGTCCGAGCACGCCGTGCAAGAGGCCCTGGACCGCGCTCTGGAGGGGCGGACCTCACTGGTCATCGCTCACCGGCTCTCCACCGTGCGGAACGCCGATCTGATCCTGGTCGTCGAGGGGGGACGGGTGGTGCAGCGCGGCACCCACGCCGAGCTGCTGGCCTCCGGAGGGACCTACGCCGAGCTCTATCGGACCCAGTTCCTCGACGACAGCCAACCCGAACCGGTCTAG
- a CDS encoding enoyl-CoA hydratase/isomerase family protein, which yields MTDLPAPALLAAAGLHLDVAGPLATVVLDKADRRNSQTPRMWTALADIGDALPPEVRVVVVRGAGQSFSSGLDRDLLSGVGLRGEQSIPALMAESDDTILDTVAGFQRGFAWLRDPRFVSVAAVQGHAIGGGFQLALHCDLRVVAEDAQLCMKEPALGIVPDLGGTKLLVDSVGYSRAMEICATGRFVGAAEARGMGLATVVVPRDELDGAVDDLVAALLATPAGAVRETKALLLGAGDRSLDEQRRFEREAQLRRFVELRGS from the coding sequence ATGACGGACCTTCCCGCACCAGCCCTGCTCGCCGCAGCCGGCCTGCACCTCGACGTCGCCGGACCGCTGGCCACCGTGGTGCTGGACAAGGCCGACCGGCGGAACAGCCAGACCCCGCGGATGTGGACGGCCCTGGCCGACATCGGCGACGCGCTGCCACCCGAGGTCCGTGTGGTGGTGGTGCGCGGCGCCGGACAGTCCTTCTCCTCCGGCCTCGACCGTGACCTGCTGTCGGGGGTCGGGCTGCGTGGCGAGCAGAGCATCCCGGCGCTGATGGCCGAGAGCGACGACACCATCCTCGATACGGTCGCGGGCTTCCAGCGTGGCTTTGCGTGGCTGCGCGACCCCCGGTTCGTGTCCGTCGCCGCCGTGCAGGGACACGCCATCGGCGGTGGGTTCCAGCTCGCGCTGCACTGCGACCTGCGCGTCGTGGCCGAGGACGCGCAACTGTGCATGAAGGAGCCTGCGCTCGGCATCGTGCCGGACTTGGGCGGAACAAAGCTGCTGGTCGACAGTGTTGGCTACTCCAGAGCGATGGAGATCTGTGCCACCGGCAGGTTCGTGGGCGCGGCAGAGGCACGCGGGATGGGACTGGCGACGGTCGTCGTACCTCGTGACGAGCTCGACGGCGCGGTCGACGACCTCGTCGCCGCGCTGCTGGCGACACCGGCCGGAGCGGTCCGTGAGACCAAGGCGCTGCTGCTCGGCGCAGGGGACCGGAGCCTGGACGAGCAGCGCAGGTTCGAGCGTGAGGCGCAGTTGAGGCGGTTCGTGGAGCTCAGAGGTTCCTAG